The endosymbiont of Bathymodiolus septemdierum str. Myojin knoll sequence TGTAATTAGTCACTATACCGATTGGACGATAGGGCATGTGCATTCGGGTGCGCTTGGTTGGAATGCTTTTGTAACCTTTGGGACACTTTATTTCCTAGTGCCTAAATTATTAGGCACAACAGAGTTATTTAGCAAGCGATTGGCAAATATCCATTTTTGGTTAGCACTAATAGGTGTTTTGCTTTATATTGTGGCACTTTGGGGCTCGGGCGTTTCACAGGGCGTTATGAACTTATCTTTGAATAATTATGGACAATTGAATTATAGTTTTATTGATATAGTGATTGTTACTATTCCTTATCATTGGATTCGATTAACGGGTGGCTTGTTATTCTTATCAGGTGCATTGTTAATGACTTATAATTTATATAAAACTTACTCTACTAACAAAAGTGCATTACCAGTATTGGTGAAGATACCTAAGGTTCATCCAGGTAACGAAATTTAGGAGATTTATAATATGTTAAAACTACATAAAACCATTGAAAGCAATTCAGCGTTATTAATTTTTGGCATCTTGATTGTTGCCTCAATTGGTGGCTTCGTGCAAATCGTGCCAAATTTATTTGATGAATCTTTACATAAAGGCACGGAAAATGTTAGACCTTATTCTGCTTTGGAGTTAACAGGCAGAGATATCTATATTCGCGAAGGTTGCGTTGGTTGTCACTCCCAGCAAATTAGACCTTTGGTGGCAGAAGTAATGCGTTATGGCGAGGCTTCAGTAGCAGGAGAAGGTATTTATGACCGTCCATTCTTATGGGGTTCAAAACGCACAGGTCCTGATTTGGCACGCTTAGGTGGTAAATATAGCGACAAGTGGCATGAGTTACATTTGAACAACCCAAGATCGGTTGTACCTGCTTCTATTATGCCAGCTTACCCTTGGTTGACTAAAAATAAGGTAGATAGCAAAGACATTGTTGCTAAATTAGAATTGCTTAAATGGTATGGGCATCCTTACACAGATGAAGAGATTAGGCAATCAAAATCAGCAATTGAAGGCAAGACAGAATTAGAGGCCATTACTGCCTACCTACAAATATTGGGCACTTTCCGATAATGTGGCAGTTTGTTCTTATTGGCGATATGATAGCAATGGGCTTTATGATTGTATTGGTGATGTGGATGTCAATGAAACAAAGCAAAGAGGCACAGGATTTTTGTATGAATATTCCATTATTTGACGAAGAAATAACAACAGGAGATAATAACCATGGCTAATTTACCTTTTTTATGGCAGACCGTTGTCGTTGTATTAACAGTTGCGGGGTTATTGTATTTACTATTTTTAGGTATTACGATTTACTTTGACAAAAAGCCAGTTGCGCACGAGGTTATCTGGGATGAAAATTTAGAAGAAGGACAAGCTCCCGTTCCCTCTTGGTGGTTTTGGTCAGGTATTGCTGCTGCGATTTTTGCTTTATTGTATATGGCTTTCTATCCGAGTTTTGGTAATTACAAAGGCTTATTTGAGAATGCACTTAATGTTGAGCGTTATGCCGAAAGTAAAGCAAGTATTGATCATGATTATTACAGAGAACTTGAAGCATTGAAGCAAGAAGATATAGCAACTTTGCAATCTAATGACGATGCAATGAAACTGGCAAAAAATACCTTTGCCCAAAATTGTGCTGTTTGTCATACCAGTAATGCCAAAGGTCAAACCAATTTTCCCAACTTAACCGACCATGCTTGGATTTGGGGTGGCTCATCTAATCAAATTACTCGTAGTATTGCTTTTGGCAGGAAAGCACTAATGCCACCTTGGGGTTCAGCTTTAGGTGAAGAGGGGGTAGATAATGTTGCCCGATATGTGAAGAGTATTGCTGATAATACTTACAATGAGGGTGACCATGCCGCTGGAAAAGCAATTTTTCAACAATCCTGCGTTGGTTGTCATGGTGCTAATTTACAAGGAAACCCAGCATTGGGTGCGCCTAACTTAGGTGATAGCGCTTGGATTTATGGCGGTGATTTAGACAGAATTAAGCAAACAATTAAATTCGGTAGAAACGGCGTTATGCCAGCACATAAAGACCGATTGACGCCACTACAAATAAAGTTATTAGTGGCATGGTTAAGTCGTAATAAAGAAGATAGCACGCCTTCACCAGCGTCAACAGTAACAAAAAAAGTTTCAGCAGCGCCAGTAGTGGTAGAAAAGATAGCAAATTCAACAGATCAAGTAGATGGTAAAGCGGCATATGCAGCTGGTGGTTGCGCCGCCTGTCACGGCGCTGCTGGCAAATCATCGGTTCCAATTTATCCAAAGTTGGCAGGTCAAAAATCCGCTTATATCGTTAAACAACTAAAAGACTTTCAATCTGGCGCACGCAAAGATCCAACCATGAGTGCAATGGCGGCAATGGCAGCTGGCAAAGAACAAGCAATTGCTGATTGGTTAGCCACACAATAATTCTCGACAGAGAACAAATAAAAAAAACACCTTTCGAGGTGTTTTTTTTATTTATACAAAGGTTTTTTAATAATATGAATACAATCAATATTTGCATAAATACGAACAAAGAGTATAACTTGAGAACTATACTTTTCAAAGGCCTTAAGTTATTCTTTTGGATAGCGCTATTAAGTTTCAGCCCTTCAAGTATGGCTGATAAGACGCAGGCTTCACAAGAATCTGCCAAAGCGCAATATATTCAAGCCATTGCTTATTACGATAAGAAAGATAAGAGACAGGCGCTTATTTGGCTTAAGAAATCAGCCGAACAAGGTTATGTTGAGGCGCAGTTTTTATATGCAAATAAGTTACCTTTTGAGCGCGCTATTAAATGGTACGAAAAATCAGCCAAACAAGGGTATATCAGAGCACAATATATGCTAGGATTGATTTATTTTACTGGTAGTTATACACAAGCAAAAAAGTGGACGCAAAGGGCCTATGAGAGCAAGGACTCTGCCATGAAAAATAATATGGAATCTTTATGGAAGGCGTATAAAGATCGTTAAAAAATGAATGACATAGGATTACCAAGTAAAGATGAGGATGTAGAAAAGGCAGCTAAGGCGCTAAAAGCGATGACACACCCATTGCGCTTAAAGATTTTGTGTATATTAAAGAATAATTTGAAATCAGGAAACAAGCTGAGTCCTCGCAATCCAATGTTTCCCAGCATATTGATATTCTTAGATCTAAAAATATTATTGAATCACGACGCGAAGGTAATAAAATATTGTGTAAAGTAAAAGATGAAAAAGTTTTGGCGCTAATCACCAATATACAAGCAACTTTTTGCGTTAAAAATAGTATAACTTGAATAAAAATTATATTAGAATATCATTGTTTTCTAATATAATTTGTGTATAATGCGCATTTGTCAAGAAGGATATTTGGCGCAAACAAGGTGTATCAATAATGATGCATTAAAATTATTTGGGAGAATAAAATGAAAAAAATTATCGCAATCACTGCTTTAGTGGCAGCTACTTCAGCTTCGGCTTTCTTTAACAATGGTTCTAACGGCAACAACTGGGATCCAATGAACGGTTCTAGTAACTGGGATCCAATGAACGGTTCTAGTAACTGGGGTCCAATGAACTCTGGTTCAAATTTTGGTCCTATGAATGGTGGTTCAAACTGGGGTCCTTTTAACGGTGGCAACAACTGGGGTCCTTTTAATGGTGGCTCAAATGCTGGTCCTTTCAGCGGCTCTAATAACTGGGGTCCTTTCAAAGGCGGCAATAACTGGTTGAATGATACTGACTTCGGTATGAATTTCGATACTAAGAATAAGAACGACGCTCAAGCTGCTGGCATTGCTGATGCAACTGCTAAAGGTGCTGCTGATGCATTCGCTAAAGGTCAAGCTGACGGTTTTGCTAAGGCACAAGCAGATGCATACGCTAAAGGCTACGCTGATGCAATGGCTAAGGCTAAGGCAACAAACAATACTAAGTAACTCTTAAAGTATTGTTCAAAGAAACCACCCTGCGGGGTGGTTTTTTTATGGGTAAAGCAATTGGATAAGACTTTTAGTAGTCATTATCAGATTGATACTTCTTTTCTGTATATTTCAATACACCTGCAGCAACCGCTAGAACTAAAATCGCAGATACCATCACAATAATGTTAAGCTTATCATGTGATACTAAAGATTTCATATCGATAACCAGGAAACGCGTAATCGCTGTTATGGCAATAAATATTAGGAAAACAACGGGCATTTTATGGGTTTTAAAATAAATACCTGTCATCGCCCCTAATTCCAAATAAATAAATAAAAGTAAAATATCTTTAAGTGTGGCAAAGCCCATCTCATGCTGCATAATAATTAAGTATTCGTGGACAGACGACCAAACAATAGTGCCACCAATCACAAACAAACCAATAATATGAAACAATTCAATCAGCGCATCACCAAATTGGTCAATTTTCTTTTTTGTCGTTGTGCTTAGCATATTACATCTCCCTTTTTTATTAAATGTTAATTGTAACTTATAAATATTAAATCTAATACCATTTAATAGAACAACCTATTGACGGGATTTGTTGTTTTGGACCTTTACCAGTTGTCGCTACTTGGCGCATTGCTTCAAATAAATCACGCTTAACATCCGCCTCCGCAGATTCTTTACCAGAGGCATCAAGTCGTCCGCGATATTGCAATTCCAAATTGCCGTTATAACCAAAGAAATCAGGTGTGCAAACAGCACCATAAGCCTTTGCCACTGCTTGCGTTTCGTCAATCAGATAAGGAAATGGAAAAGCCATTTGTTTGGCAATTTTTTGCATATTTTCAAAAGAATCGGCTTGGTATTCATTAGGATTGTTTGACATAATTGCCACTGCATTTACCCCCAATACCTTGAGTTCTTTGGTATCACGAATAATGCGGTCGATGATGGCTTTGACATACGGACAGTGGTTACAAATGAACATGATTAACAGTCCATTCTCGCCCTTGCAACTGTCCAAAGTATGTGTTTTTCCATCTGTGCCTTTGAGATTGAAATCAATCGCTGGGGCGTTAAAATCGCAAATTGGGGTTTCTGTACTTACCATTAGTCCTCCTTGTTCATTAATGTTTGAATGATATATCCTGCCATCATCAATCCGAAGATATTAGGCATATAAGAAATTGCACCATTCACTGCTCTTGGCCTTCCAGCGGGGGCGGTGTCGGTTGCTGTAACTGCTTGATGGGGTAACGCTTTAATTGGCACTTCAACAGAATGCACCACTGGGAATTTCATTGAGGCACGAATGCGTCGTAATTGTTTACGCATTTCTCTCGCCAACGCACAATTCTCCGTTTTATCCATTCGTGAAATCTTAACCTTCGTTGGATCCAGTCGTCCTCCAGCCCCCATACTTGAAATAATCGGCATTCCAGATTGATTGCAACTGTCAATGAGTACCGTTTTGTAGGCAATTGCATCAATGCAATCTGCCACAAAATCCAAATCCTCTTCAACAGCAATTGCCTGAGCTTTCTCACGGTCAATAAATTCATTGCGCTTGTTAATAATTGTATCAGGATTAATGTCGTGTAATCTATCTGCCAACACATCAATTTTCATTTTTCCAAGGGTTGAATTCAATGCAACCAATTGTCTATTAAGGTCGGTTTTTTCAATAATATCAAAATCTACCAAAGTGAGGGTGCCAATTCCGGCACGACACAATGCTTCCGCACAAGCACCACCAACACCACCTAATCCTGCGATGAGAATGTGTGATTCTGCCAACTGCGCCAATCCGTATTGTCCGAGTAATATTTCTGTGCGTGCACAACTTCCGCCCATTATTGCAATCTAAAAAGTGAAATAGCGTTATTATCACATTGCTGGACCAATTTTTCCACCGAAATTTTCTTAAGTGCCGCAATTTCTTTCGCAACAATAGATAAATCTGCTGCATTTGGATGGTCGTCAGTTTCAATTAGTAAGGATTCTATCGGTAAATTTTTCACAATTTCTCGTAAACGGATAGATTTTTGGTTGGTAATTTGCATGCCAAATCCTAAATAAAATCCCATTTTCACCAGGGTATTTGCCTGTTGTTCACTGCCCGAGAAGCCGTGAATTTCACCAACTACTTTAGGGTATTTCTTTAATAAAAAAATCACATCTTCGGTAGATTTCACTGCGTGAATAATAACAGGCAAGTCATATCGTTGTGCTAAGTCCAATTGTGATGTGAAAAAATGTAGTTGCACCTTTTTATCAATATCTTGCGTGTAATCTAGTCCAAATTCTCCAATTGCAATTGGGTTATTACATTTAATATGGTATTCCAAATCCTCTAAATCTCGCTGTTGATGATGCGCTACCATCCACGGATGAATCCCTAATGCAAAATAGGGATACATTTGCACGAGTGCCCAATTCTGACTGCCGATACTTGGTACAATGGCAACTGCATTTTCGGCAATACCTGCGACTTCGTCAAAATCAAGATGTGCATGTGAATTAATCATCTTGACTATGATACTTTATTTACAGATAATCAACATTTAAGTTTAAAAATGATTATAATAGTCCGATTATTTTGTACGAACTATAGATTTATGAAAACATTTAGCGCCAAAGCACATGAAGTAAAAAGAGATTGGTTATTGATTGATGCCGATGGCAAAACATTAGGTCGTTTGGCAACGCAAGTTGCATCTCGCCTTCGTGGCAAGCACAAGCCTGAGTTTACACCACATACAGATACTGGCGATTACATCGTGATTATCAATGCGGAAAAAGTGACAGTGACAGGTAACAAATTTGATGACAAAACTTACTATCACCATACAGGCTATGTTGGTAATTTAAAGTCAATCAAATTTAAAGATTTACAAGCAAAAAAACCTGAAGAAATCATCAACAAAGCCGTTAGAGGTATGTTGCCAAAAGGCCCTTTAGGTAGAGATATGTTCAGAAAAATGAAAGTATTTGTGGGTAGCGAGCACACGCATGGTGCACAGCAGCCACAACTTTTAGAGATTTAATTTTAAGGTAAACAATTATTATGGCAAAGACAGAAATATTTTACGCAACAGGCAGAAGAAAGACTTCAGTAGCTCGTGTTTATATGACAAAAGGTAAAGGTGTATTTACCGTTAATAAACGCCCAATGGGTGAATATTTTGGACGCGAAACTTCTTCAATGATTATTAATCAACCGTTAGACACTGTTGAGATGCGTGATAAGTTTGACTTCAACATCATCGTTAAAGGTGGTGGCGACACTGGTCAAGCGGGTGCAATTCGTTTAGGCGTTACCCGTGCATTGATGGAATACGACAACAACCTAAGACCTGACTTGCGTAAGGCAGGTTTTGTTACGCGTGATGCAAGAATTGTAGAGCGTAAGAAAGTCGGTCATAAGAAAGCGCGTAAGAGCGAGCAGTACTCAAAGCGTTAATCTTAGTTCAAATTATTATAAAAAAACCCGCAAACTTTGCGGGTTTTTTATTGCCTGTCTTTCAAAGTAATTAGTCAAAGCGTGTTAGGTTATTTTGCCTAATGACACTTTGTATTAATTCAATATACTCATAGCCAACCGCTGAATATTTATCCAATCCTTCGGCAAGGCTTCTACCTGTGAGTTTTAGATTGTGTTTGCGTTTATGGAATCTAATTTGTCGGAGTAATTGATAGTGATGACTGCGATTAAGGTTAAGCATATAATATTCAATAGATTTATGCGTGGAAGCAAAATTCATTATTTCGTGTTTGGCGCCTTCGTTACGATTTTTAGGTACGATTCCACAGCCCTTGGTAAAGCACCAAATGCCAAAATAATTATTCCAATACTTGGAGAATCTAGACCTGCCCCAATTAGATTCAATCGCCGCCTGTGCTAAAACCAAAGAAGTAGGGATAGTATCCACTCTCTCTAATAAGGTGGTTTTATCTATTTTTTTAAGGTGATATTTCTTGGCTATTTTTTTCAACTGCGATTGACCGAGGCGATTATTTTTAATCAAAGAGCGGACGGTGTTAATTTTTTGATTTTCTTTTTCCACCATCGGTAGTAAATAATTAAAAAATGCAATTTTCATTCGTTTAACATCTTTATTTTCTGAAAAATTAGGTGTATTAAGTGAGTTGATTAAGGAAGTAATACGCCAAGTGCCACTTGCCTGAGTTGTTATAGTAGCAGTGACAACGAGTGCTAATAAAATTTTTTTAACAGGATTATCCATAGAAGACCTTTTTTTATAATTCAAATCGTTCACAAGATGCGGAAATGACTTCCATTGTAAACATTTTTTCAATCGGCAGATTGAGTAAATGTGATTTAATGATTCTGATAACGCCTGCATGGGCAACAATTAAAACAGACTGTTTTTTTCTTGTTTGCGTTATTTGCGTAAAAGTTGACAACACTCGCTCTTGAAAATCAAACAAATTTTCCGCACCCGGCGGAGCGTTATTAATAGGGTCGTATTTGAACATATCAACGATTTCCTGCCCAATGTCTTTGACGCTTTTTCCTTGCCAATCGCCGAACCCTAATTCTTTCAAACCCTCAAAAACTTGCATTTTAGTATTCTGTGTTTGTGATAAATTCTGAGCAAATGCTTGACAACGAATCATTGGAGAAGTGGCAATAAAGTCCCAGCGTTTGCCATTTGTGGATGCCTGCATTTGTTGCCAGCCTTTTGCTGTTAACGAATCATCAACTTTATTACCACGATATAAGCGACCACCTTCGGGTTCTCCGTGCCTTAACAGGTCAAGCGTCATTCTTGAATTCTAACTCTTGACATTAAATGACCAACTGCTTGATTTGGCGTTACTTGCCCATCAATCACTTGTTTTACTTGTTCGCAAATCGGCATTTCAACTTTGTTGTCTTTGGCAATGGACAAAACCAACGCTAAAGTATTCACCCCTTCAACCGTTGCATCGACATTTTTTAATGCCTGTTTAGTCCCACAGCCAGCCGCTAGTTCTTTGCCAAATCGACGATTTCTCGACAGGTCATCAGAGCAAGTCAGCACTAAATCGCCTAATCCTGACAAACCATTAAAGGTAGACGGGGTTGCACCTAATGCCACTCCTAAACGAATCATTTCAGCCAAACCCCGTGTAATCAAAGCTGCCTGCGTATTGGCGCCATAGCCCAGCCCTGAGGCGATACCCGCTGCAATTGCCAAAATGTTTTTAACCGAGCCACCGACTTCCACGCCAATGACATCATCATTGGTGTAGGCTCTCAGTGCATCAGTATCAAAGGCTTGCGACCAGTAATTTTGCATTGCCATGTCTTTTGAGGCAACAACCAGTGCTGTTGGTTTGCGATTGGCAACTTCCAATGCAAAACTAGGGCCGGAAATCACACAAGCCGAATAATCAGCCAAAATAGATTCAAAACTTTCGTGTAAAAAGCATTGCGCATCTGTGTCAAAACCTTTGGTAACCCAAGCAATTGGTTGTTTGTTTAAAAAAGGCTTAATGGCTTTGAGCGTTGTAGAAAAACCATAACTCGGCACAGCGATTAAAATGCTTTCAGAGTGTCGAATCTTAGACAAATCAAAAGTTAGCATGACATTGTCAGCATAATTGACAGATAGAGCGGGGTGTTGCGGTTGAAAACACTCAGATTCTTCTTGAGTATGCGTATGCAAATAAATGCTATCAAAGTTATCAGCCAGTGCAATAGACAGCGCACTACCCCAAGCGCCTGCACCAATAATGGAGAGACTAGCCATTAAGAATATCGTCTAATTTACCCGACTGTTCTGCTGCAGATAATTCATCAAAGCCACCAATATGCGTACCGTTAATGAAAATCTGTGGCACTGTATTTCTGCCTGTTGCTTCCATGACTTCATTCCAATCGTTTTGGTCTTTAACATAACGCTTTTTAAAAGCAATGCTTTTGCTTTCTAGTAATTGATAAGCCCTCTGACAAAATGGACAACTGTCTGAGCAATAGATGTAATTCTTATTCATAGTTATTTCCTATTTTTTCTTTTTCTTGTTTTTATTTACTTTAGTGCTGATTGGTAGGTTAGCCTTTTTCCAGGCGTTAATACCACCTTTTAAACTATAGACATACTCAAATTCATGACGAGTCAACATCCCTGCAACATGGGCTGAACGCGCACCACTACGACAATACACCAAGATTTTTTTAGTTTTATCTATCTCGTTTAATTTATTTTTAACTTGCGCTAGTGGAATGTGTATATCGTTCGCAATAAAACCCGACTTTCGTTCTTTTTCTTCGCGCACATCTAAGATGATTAAACCTTCTTCATCCATTAGCGTGGTCGCTTCAGTTGCTGTGATTTCTTGGTATTTCCTTAATTTATCGGCAACAAGATTGCCAATGAATAAAGCGATTAAAACGACCAGTGTAATTGTGGTAAATATTTGGTCGTCATTCAATAAAAATTCTAAAAGTTCCATAAGTATTTTTTCCTAATTTATCTGTTTAAAAAGTTGTTTAACATCTCATGACCTTGTTCGGTCAAAATTGACTCTGGATGAAATTGCACCCCTTCAATTGCCATTTCCTTGTGCTGAATACCCATAATTTCATCCATTTCACCCACCTCATCTTTAGTCCAGGCTGTAATTTCAAAGCACTTAGGTAGGCTAGATTGTTCAGCAACCAATGAATGATAACGAGTGGCATTTAACGGATTCTTTAAATCAGTAAACACACCTTTACCATTATGGTGCACTGATGATACTTTGCCATGCATAATCTTTTTTGCGCCAATCACCTTGCCACCAAATGCCTGCGTCATCGCCTGAAAACCCAAGCACACACCTAATATTGGAATCTTTCCAGCAAAATGGTTAATTGCTTCAATCGAAATCCCCGCCTCATTCGGCGTGCAAGGTCCCGGTGAAATTACCAAAAACTCTGGATTTAGTTGCTCAATTTCTGCCACACTAATCTCATCATTTCGATAAACAATCACTTCCTGCCCTAACTCGCCAAAATACTGAACCAAGTTATAGGTAAACGAATCGTAATTGTCAATCATTAAAAGCATAGTGTTTGCTATTTTACAATTATTTGATGGCTAAGAAAGACGCAAAATTCAAGCATTTGAAATGACAAAGGCTTTCTGCAAATCCTGCGTCATCAAAACGCTTGAAATGTGTGGATTGATTATCGGTAATCAATACATTTTCGATTGACTGGCGTTTGGCGGCAATTTCCATTTCACTGTACCCATTCGCCCGTTTAAAATCCAAGTGTAACTGTGTCATTTCTGCTTGTTTTTTCACATCGTCAAAATGGATTTTTTCCGATACAATTAACACGCCGCCTTTATTCAAGCCTTGATAAATGCCATCAATTAAGGTTTGTCGTTGCTCAGGATTAATAAATTGTAGCGTCAAATTAAGCACCACCACTGATGCATTCTTAATGGCAACTTCTTGAATATTCGTACACATTACTTCAAAATTCCCTGCCTTTCCTGTGAGATTTTCCATACATTTTTTCGTCATCTCTACAGAATTGTCTACTGCAATAATTCGATTGTTTTTGTGTGGATTGTTGATACCAAGGGCAATTGAAGTTGCACCAGTTGAAGCACCGAGGTCGTAATATTGACTGTTATCCTGCCCATATTTCCGCACCATGAGTCCAATCATTTCAATCATTGACTGATACCCAGGCACCGAGCGTCTGACCATGTCATCAAACACATTGACGACGCTGGCATCAAAAGTAAAGTTTACTAAGTCATTTTTCTTAGCAAAAATATCGTCACGCATATAAAGCCTCTAAGAAAAATTCACTCACCAGTAATTTTGTCTGTCCAATAGTAAAAGTTGAGCGCCTACCCCAAATCTCACCCAATTGTGTTATCTGTAATTGCCCGCGAACGATACTTGTATCGTTAAATAAAATCTCTCCCAACGGTTTAGAGCCAATAGTAAGTAAATCTTTAGTGTCATTGGTAATAGGAATGATAGAGCGGGCAAAAACTATTGCCTGTTGGTTGCCCAGTAATTCTACTTCGCGGATAATGCAATCGTCTTGTGATTGAATCAAGTCTATTTCGTTGTCATAAGCCTTTCCCTCTATCTGTGACAACACATTGACTGAAAAATCTGGAAATTTTTGTTTGAGTTTTTTGGTTAAGGAGGTGTTATCAGATAGCCAAGAAAAGAAAAGATGGTCGGCGTCCTTTATTTCCTGCGCATCCAAATTTTTCCAAATAAGATTTTTAGTATTCATAGTTTTAATATTTTACTGCCCAATTCCAAACTAAAGTTAAATATTCAAAGGTCTCTCAAAATTTGGTTTTGAATTAAGTGTTGGCATATTGTGATTTATCGTCGGTAATCCAGCGGGCAATTAATGCCTGCTGTTTAGTTTCGTCTTCTTGCATAAACTGCTCACAATAAAAACGCGCCTTTTCAATCAAATATCCATCACGCACAACATTGGCAATTTTCATATCGGCAACGCCTGTTTGCTGTGTGCCAAGGATTTCGCCTGGACCTCGGAGTTGCAAATCTTTTTCGGCAATTTTAAAGCCATCGTTGGTCTCTCTAAGAATTCCTAGGCGTTGTTTGGCATTGCTGCTGAGTGGCGCTTGATACATTAAAATACAAATACTTTTATCGTTGCCGCGTCCTACGCGACCGCGTAATTGATGTAATTGTGCCAAACCCAATCGCTCTGAGTTTTCAATCACCATTAAAGATGCATTCGGCACATTGACGCCAACTTCAATCACTGTTGTTGCTACTAAAACATTGATTTCACCTTGCTCGAATTGTTGCATAATCTCAGTTTTTTCGTCTTTATTCATTCTGCCGTGAATTAAAACCACCGATAAATTGGGTAAATTTTCTTGCAAATAAGCGTGCGTATTTGTCGCCGATTCTGCCCGTAAGACCTCCGTTTCATCAATCAAAGTGCAAACCCAATATACCTGATTACCCGCCTTGCAGACTTGCTCAATCTTCCCGATAATTTCATCTTTTCGTTCATTGTTTAACGCCACCGTTTGCACTAGTGTTCTACCTGGCGGTAGTTCATCAATGATTGATGAGTCCAAATCTGCATAGGCACTCATCGTTAATGAACGCGGAATAGGGGTGGCAGTCATTACCAATTGATGTGGCGTGTTATAGGCTTTTTGTGCCAAAGATAAGCGCTGATGCACGCCAAATTTATGCTGCTCATCAATCACCACCAAGCCGAGTTTTTTAAATTCTACCGATTCTTGAAATAAAGCATGTGTGCCAATGACGACTTGCGCTTGTCCCGATTGTATTTTTTCCAATTGCTCCTTGCGGGTCGTTGTATTCTGTGACCCTGTCAAGAACGCTACCTCAATTCTCAGCGGGTTTAAATAATCTGAAAATCCTTGAAAATGTTGATGAGCAAGAATCTCTGTTGGTGCCATAATTGCCGTCTGAAACCCGTTCTCCACCGCCTGTAAACAGGCAAAAACCGCAACAATGGTTTTTCCCGAGCCCACATCCCCCTGCAGCAACCGTAACATTGGGTGATTAGACGACAAATCTGTATTAATATCCGCGATACAACGCTGTTGTGCATTGGTCAAGGTAAAACCCAAATTTTGATGCAGTTGCCTAAATAAACACTCTTTAATTGCAAAAACATTTGCAATTTTATGCTTGCGCTCTTCTTTTAATCTCAACAAACTCAGTTGCTGTACACACAATTCCTCGATAATTAATCGTTGCTGTGCAGTGTGCCTAAATTCTGCAATTTCAGTCAGATTTTCACCCTCTTTTGGATGGTGTAAAATTGCCAACGCCTGCTTCAACGACGGCATTGAATGACTAATCCCTTTAAAGTTATCCACCAATGGCGAATTTTGCAACGC is a genomic window containing:
- the rpsI gene encoding 30S ribosomal protein S9, translating into MAKTEIFYATGRRKTSVARVYMTKGKGVFTVNKRPMGEYFGRETSSMIINQPLDTVEMRDKFDFNIIVKGGGDTGQAGAIRLGVTRALMEYDNNLRPDLRKAGFVTRDARIVERKKVGHKKARKSEQYSKR
- a CDS encoding glucosaminidase domain-containing protein; the protein is MDNPVKKILLALVVTATITTQASGTWRITSLINSLNTPNFSENKDVKRMKIAFFNYLLPMVEKENQKINTVRSLIKNNRLGQSQLKKIAKKYHLKKIDKTTLLERVDTIPTSLVLAQAAIESNWGRSRFSKYWNNYFGIWCFTKGCGIVPKNRNEGAKHEIMNFASTHKSIEYYMLNLNRSHHYQLLRQIRFHKRKHNLKLTGRSLAEGLDKYSAVGYEYIELIQSVIRQNNLTRFD
- a CDS encoding histidine phosphatase family protein, translating into MTLDLLRHGEPEGGRLYRGNKVDDSLTAKGWQQMQASTNGKRWDFIATSPMIRCQAFAQNLSQTQNTKMQVFEGLKELGFGDWQGKSVKDIGQEIVDMFKYDPINNAPPGAENLFDFQERVLSTFTQITQTRKKQSVLIVAHAGVIRIIKSHLLNLPIEKMFTMEVISASCERFEL
- a CDS encoding NAD(P)H-dependent glycerol-3-phosphate dehydrogenase, encoding MASLSIIGAGAWGSALSIALADNFDSIYLHTHTQEESECFQPQHPALSVNYADNVMLTFDLSKIRHSESILIAVPSYGFSTTLKAIKPFLNKQPIAWVTKGFDTDAQCFLHESFESILADYSACVISGPSFALEVANRKPTALVVASKDMAMQNYWSQAFDTDALRAYTNDDVIGVEVGGSVKNILAIAAGIASGLGYGANTQAALITRGLAEMIRLGVALGATPSTFNGLSGLGDLVLTCSDDLSRNRRFGKELAAGCGTKQALKNVDATVEGVNTLALVLSIAKDNKVEMPICEQVKQVIDGQVTPNQAVGHLMSRVRIQE
- a CDS encoding glutaredoxin domain-containing protein, with amino-acid sequence MNKNYIYCSDSCPFCQRAYQLLESKSIAFKKRYVKDQNDWNEVMEATGRNTVPQIFINGTHIGGFDELSAAEQSGKLDDILNG
- a CDS encoding rhodanese-like domain-containing protein — translated: MELLEFLLNDDQIFTTITLVVLIALFIGNLVADKLRKYQEITATEATTLMDEEGLIILDVREEKERKSGFIANDIHIPLAQVKNKLNEIDKTKKILVYCRSGARSAHVAGMLTRHEFEYVYSLKGGINAWKKANLPISTKVNKNKKKKK
- a CDS encoding aminodeoxychorismate/anthranilate synthase component II, with amino-acid sequence MLLMIDNYDSFTYNLVQYFGELGQEVIVYRNDEISVAEIEQLNPEFLVISPGPCTPNEAGISIEAINHFAGKIPILGVCLGFQAMTQAFGGKVIGAKKIMHGKVSSVHHNGKGVFTDLKNPLNATRYHSLVAEQSSLPKCFEITAWTKDEVGEMDEIMGIQHKEMAIEGVQFHPESILTEQGHEMLNNFLNR
- the cmoA gene encoding carboxy-S-adenosyl-L-methionine synthase CmoA, whose protein sequence is MRDDIFAKKNDLVNFTFDASVVNVFDDMVRRSVPGYQSMIEMIGLMVRKYGQDNSQYYDLGASTGATSIALGINNPHKNNRIIAVDNSVEMTKKCMENLTGKAGNFEVMCTNIQEVAIKNASVVVLNLTLQFINPEQRQTLIDGIYQGLNKGGVLIVSEKIHFDDVKKQAEMTQLHLDFKRANGYSEMEIAAKRQSIENVLITDNQSTHFKRFDDAGFAESLCHFKCLNFASFLAIK
- a CDS encoding chorismate--pyruvate lyase family protein — encoded protein: MNTKNLIWKNLDAQEIKDADHLFFSWLSDNTSLTKKLKQKFPDFSVNVLSQIEGKAYDNEIDLIQSQDDCIIREVELLGNQQAIVFARSIIPITNDTKDLLTIGSKPLGEILFNDTSIVRGQLQITQLGEIWGRRSTFTIGQTKLLVSEFFLEALYA